Proteins encoded within one genomic window of Cucumis sativus cultivar 9930 chromosome 3, Cucumber_9930_V3, whole genome shotgun sequence:
- the LOC101221436 gene encoding amino acid permease 6 produces the protein MPAHPFPKSSMYLDQNPEAALKNFDDDGRQKRTGTWVTASAHIITAVIGSGVLSLAWAIAQLGWVAGPAVLVAFSMITYLTATLLADCYRSPDPVTGKRNYTYMDVVKAHLGGNNVKFCGLAQYGNLVGVSIGYTITASISMVAVKRSNCFHKYGHEADCNPSQYPFMIIYAAIQLILSQIPNFHKLSFLSIIAAVMSFAYAAIGVGLSIARVVGDGHARTTLTGATIGVDVTGQEKIFKAFQALGDIAFAYSYSMVLVEIQDTLRSSPAENKAMKKASFVGITTTSLFYILCGCVGYAAFGNDAPGNFLTGFGFYEPFWLIDFANVCIVVHLIGAYQVFCQPFYGFVEKWCNKKWPESTFITTEHTINLPFNGEYQLNYFRLIWRTIYVILTAVVAMIFPFFNDFLGLIGAASFWPLTVYFPVEMYIARTKLPRFSSTWIWLKTLSWACLVISLIAAVGSLQGLAQDVKTYRPFKS, from the exons ATGCCTGCACATCCCTTCCCTAAGAGCTCCATGTACCTTGATCAAAACCCCGAGGCTGCCCTCAAGAACTTTGACGACGATGGTCGACAGAAACGAACAG gGACATGGGTTACTGCGAGTGCGCATATAATAACAGCGGTCATAGGGTCAGGGGTTCTATCATTGGCGTGGGCGATAGCGCAGCTCGGTTGGGTGGCTGGACCAGCTGTTTTGGTGGCGTTCTCTATGATTACATATTTAACAGCCACTCTTTTGGCTGATTGTTATAGATCTCCAGACCCTGTTACTGGAAAACGAAACTATACTTATATGGATGTTGTCAAGGCTCACTTAG GAGGTAACAATGTTAAATTTTGTGGGTTGGCTCAATATGGTAATTTAGTTGGTGTTAGCATTGGTTACACCATTACTGCCTCCATTAGCATGGT AGCAGTGAAAAGATCGAACTGTTTCCACAAATATGGACATGAGGCAGATTGCAACCCTTCCCAATATCCCTTCATGATAATATATGCAGCCATACAACTTATACTTAGCCAAATCCCTAACTTCCACAAGCTCTCGTTCCTCTCGATTATCGCTGCTGTCATGTCTTTCGCGTATGCTGCCATCGGCGTTGGACTTTCCATTGCAAGAGTTGTag GTGATGGACATGCACGGACGACCTTGACAGGGGCAACGATTGGTGTTGACGTCACGGGACAAGAGAAGATTTTTAAGGCATTCCAAGCTCTTGGAGATATTGCCTTTGCTTATTCGTACTCTATGGTTCTAGTCGAAATACAG GACACATTGAGATCAAGCCCAGCAGAAAACAAAGCAATGAAGAAGGCAAGTTTTGTAGGCATCACAACCACTAGTCTTTTTTACATACTATGTGGTTGTGTTGGATATGCAGCATTCGGAAACGATGCACCTGGAAATTTCCTTACTGGCTTCGGCTTCTACGAGCCCTTTTGGCTCATTGACTTTGCTAATGTCTGCATTGTTGTCCACCTAATTGGTGCTTACCAG GTCTTCTGCCAACCATTTTATGGGTTTGTGGAAAAATGGTGCAACAAAAAGTGGCCAGAAAGCACATTCATAACAACAGAGCACACCATCAACTTACCTTTCAATGGAGAGTATCAGCTCAACTACTTCAGATTGATTTGGAGGACGATATATGTTATATTGACGGCTGTGGTAGCTATGATATTCCCATTCTTCAATGATTTCCTTGGATTGATTGGGGCAGCTTCATTTTGGCCATTGACTGTATACTTCCCCGTAGAGATGTACATAGCAAGGACTAAACTGCCAAGATTCTCTTCCACCTGGATCTGGTTGAAGACATTGAGCTGGGCCTGCTTGGTCATTTCACTCATCGCTGCTGTTGGATCCCTTCAAGGCTTGGCCCAAGATGTCAAGACATACAGACCCTTCAAAAGTTAG
- the LOC101221201 gene encoding KH domain-containing protein HEN4 codes for MSAPLTPSKRSRDRSSVKSNGKGKWQKSSGSRSRRNQSFKLSPGYAVFRVLFPVSRIDSLVGRDGDGLSKIREETGVEIRVEDTIPGCDERIAVIGGSNQETEVNPEKKSKEDNKNSEVEENDGDIAKLKKKEDKDSPPVEDAKQKEVTHSQLRKALFLVSEKIFDEEPEADGTDVEGDKLPTFILRLLVLSSQVGCLLGKGGSVVKQMSSDSGAQIRILPRDKLPPFVATNVELVQISGGIDVVKKALELVFQQLIENPPNDKDPVASSNAAQSSRSSGQSLSRAHESPRGSSFNTHGGPYSVPRDVGNFHSSAPSLAPKQYEACIPGRSKPSHEILSYRLLCPTERVGNVIGKGGAIVKTLQQDTGCDIKVVDGALDSEDRIILVAGPAHPDDRISPVQDAVFRVQARIVKAAADSKEQNLVARFLVSSNQIGCLLGKGGSIIAEMRKSTGAYIRILGKEQIPKCAGEDEEVVQINGEPETVQDAMFQITTRLRHHFFRDAFPSVNSHSNPAFIDRLPSFPSYFGRRELSPPGIYSSLGPSFHKFDALSGIPSLSDLRDDRPPFLHRPGAPLLSDRKPWSSQGLVEGGVGLSDFAGAHHRRIAGFGGGNSPAIITSTTVEVVVPRNIVPVICGENGECLKQIRQISDAKITITEPKQGDVETMIIISGTPEQTHAAQSLIQAFVISETESS; via the exons ATGTCTGCTCCATTGACTCCCTCAAAGAGATCACGTGATCGAAGCTCTGTCAAGTCTAATGGGAAAGGAAAGTGGCAAAAGTCATCAGGTTCTCGTTCGCGGCGAAATCAATCCTTCAAATTGTCTCCTGGTTATGCTGTTTTTCGTGTCCTCTTTCCTGTTTCCAGAATTGACAGCCTTGTAGGTAGAGATGGGGATGGTTTATCTAAAATTCGTGAAGAAACAGGTGTAGAAATCAGAGTAGAGGACACTATCCCTGGATGTGATGAGAGAATAGCAGTAATTGGAGGCTCTAATCAAGAAACTGAAGTGAACCCTGAAAAGAAGAGTAAGGAAGACAACAAGAATTCTGAAGTCGAGGAGAATGATGGTGATATTGCCAagttgaaaaagaaggaagataAAGATTCTCCTCCGGTGGAAGATGCTAAACAGAAGGAGGTTACTCATTCGCAGTTGCGGAAAGCACTCTTTCTTGTTTCTGAGAAGATCTTTGATGAAGAACCGGAGGCAGATGGGACAGATGTTGAAGGTGATAAGCTGCCAACATTTATCTTAAGATTGCTTGTTCTTTCTAGTCAAGTTGGGTGCCTATTGGGAAAGGGTGGCAGTGTAGTCAAACAAATGTCATCTGATAGTGGAGCGCAAATTAGAATTCTTCCCAGGGATAAACTTCCTCCGTTTGTGGCGACCAATGTTGAGCTAGTCCAG ATTAGTGGAGGAATTGATGTGGTGAAGAAAGCTCTTGAACTTGTTTTTCAGCAGCTAATTGAAAATCCACCCAATGATAAAGATCCTGTCGCCTCAAGCAATGCTGCACAGTCATCACGTTCTTCTGGACAGTCTCTCTCTAGGGCTCATGAATCTCCTCGGGGTAGTTCTTTTAATACTCATGGAGGCCCTTACTCTGTGCCACGTGATGTTGGGAATTTTCATTCCAGTGCACCGTCTCTTGCTCCCAAACAGTATGAAGCCTGCATTCCTGGTCGAAGCAAACCTTCTCATGAAATTTTAAGTTACCGTTTATTATGCCCAACTGAGAGAGTTGGAAATGTGATTGGGAAAGGAGGAGCAATAGTTAAGACTCTTCAGCAAGACACGGGCTGTGACATCAAAGTTGTTGATGGTGCCTTGGACTCAGAAGATCGCATTATACTTGTAGCTGGTCCTGCG CATCCAGATGACAGAATATCACCAGTGCAAGATGCTGTTTTTCGCGTTCAGGCCAGGATTGTCAAGGCTGCAGCAGACAGCAAGGAGCAGAACTTGGTAGCTAGGTTTCTTGTTTCCTCCAATCAAATTGGCTGTCTTCTTGGGAAAGGTGGCTCCATCATAGCTGAAATGAGAAAGTCGACGGGTGCATATATTCGTATTTTAGGAAAGGAGCAGATTCCGAAGTGTGCTGGAGAGGATGAAGAAGTGGTTCAG ATAAATGGAGAGCCTGAAACCGTTCAAGATGCCATGTTTCAGATTACTACTCGGTTGAGGCATCACTTTTTCCGTGATGCTTTTCCATCAGTTAATAGTCATTCGAATCCTGCATTCATAGATAGACTTCCTTCATTTCCTTCATATTTTGGAAGGAGAGAGTTATCGCCTCCAGGAATCTATTCAAGTTTAGGCCCCTCATTCCACAAGTTTGATGCTCTTAGTGGCATTCCTTCACTCAGTGATTTGCGGGACGATCGACCTCCTTTTCTTCATAGGCCAGGTGCTCCTCTGTTATCTGATAGAAAACCATGGAGCTCTCAG GGATTAGTTGAAGGTGGTGTTGGCTTGTCAGACTTTGCAGGAGCCCACCATAGAAGAATTGCTGGATTTGGAGg AGGAAATAGTCCAGCTATTATTACGAGCACCACTGTTGAAGTGGTAGTTCCTCGAAACATTGTCCCTGTTATTTGTGGAGAAAATGGGGAATGTTTGAAACAGATTCGTCAG ATTTCTGATGcaaaaattacaattaccGAGCCAAAGCAGGGAGACGTCGAAACTATGATTATAATTTCTGGAACGCCAGAGCAGACCCATGCTGCTCAAAGTCTTATTCAAGCTTTTGTAATCAGCGAGACCGAGTcaagttga
- the LOC105435144 gene encoding 50S ribosomal protein 6, chloroplastic: MSISTFLGCKISVPPLLNSSASKAAPCSAGNLLIECSSRPNKKATAHHMKTRPRKSQPWDIRRKPTVYPPLPPLPPDWTLVSSVSGDENVEIASISSSAQAPVTSE, from the coding sequence ATGTCGATTTCCACATTTTTGGGCTGTAAGATTTCGGTTCCGCCATTGTTGAACTCATCTGCAAGCAAAGCAGCTCCATGCTCCGCCGGAAATTTGCTGATTGAATGCTCGTCGAGGCCCAACAAGAAGGCGACAGCACATCACATGAAAACAAGGCCACGGAAATCCCAGCCATGGGACATTCGTCGTAAGCCGACTGTGTATCCTCCTCTGCCGCCTCTTCCACCAGACTGGACCTTGGTTTCATCCGTCTCCGGCGATGAAAACGTCGAGATAGCTTCGATTTCTTCGTCTGCTCAAGCACCGGTTACTAGCGAGTAA
- the LOC101220969 gene encoding uncharacterized protein LOC101220969: protein MDPCPFVRLTVGNLALKVPVASKPARSVVHPSSSPCFCKIKFKKLPVQTVVVPFIQAGNQFPDGQVQSTAATFHLSKVDLDKLAGKSLFASKPCLKISIYSGRRGTTCGIDSGRLLGRVSVPLDLTGTESKATVFHNGWISVGKDSKDSCAQFHLNVKAEPDPRFVFQFDGEPECSPQVFQIQGNIRQPVFTCKFSFRTGDRTQRCRSLPTESSRGWLSSFGSERERPGKERKGWSITIHDLSGSPVAAASMVTPFVASPGSDRVSRSNPGSWLILRPGDDTWKPWGRLEAWRERGGSDGLGYRFELIPDTNGGMSAAGIVLAESALNINKGGKFLIDLGGSSNGRSTPVNPMSPACSPRSSGDYGYGLWPYCVYRGFVMGASVEGEGKCSKPRVEVGVQHVNCTEDVAAFVALAAAIDLSIDACRLFSHKLRKELCQPLDLLA from the exons ATGGATCCGTGTCCTTTTGTGCGTTTAACTGTTGGGAATCTTGCTCTTAAGGTTCCGGTAGCGTCTAAACCTGCTCGTTCGGTTGTTCATCCTTCTTCGTCTCcttgtttttgtaaaatcaagtttaagaAACTGCCGGTTCAAACGGTGGTTGTACCGTTTATTCAGGCGGGGAATCAGTTTCCGGATGGTCAAGTTCAGTCGACGGCGGCTACTTTTCATCTCAGTAAGGTTGATCTTGACAAGCTCGCCGGGAAATCTTTATTTGCTTCGAAACCATGCCTCAAAATTTCTATATACAGTGGGAGGAGAGGTACGACCTGCGGCATCGATTCTGGGAGGCTCTTGGGTAGAGTGTCTGTACCTTTGGATCTGACGGGAACTGAATCAAAGGCAACTGTGTTTCACAATGGATGGATTTCGGTGGGTAAAGACTCCAAGGATTCTTGTGCGCAGTTCCATTTGAACGTGAAGGCCGAACCCGACCCGAGGTTCGTATTTCAGTTCGACGGCGAGCCAGAATGTAGCCCACAAGTGTTTCAGATTCAGGGTAACATCAGGCAACCCGTTTTCACCTGCAAGTTCAGCTTTAGAACCGGCGACCGGACTCAAAGATGCAG ATCATTACCTACAGAATCTTCAAGGGGGTGGCTTAGTTCGTTTGGAAGCGAAAGGGAGAGACCAGGAAAGGAGCGAAAGGGTTGGTCAATCACCATCCACGACCTTTCCGGCTCACCCGTTGCCGCCGCTTCAATGGTCACACCCTTTGTTGCATCCCCAGGTTCCGACCGAGTCAGCCGGTCCAACCCTGGTTCATGGTTGATCCTTCGACCCGGAGACGACACATGGAAACCATGGGGCCGGTTGGAGGCGTGGCGGGAGCGCGGAGGATCAGACGGTTTAGGATACCGGTTCGAGCTAATTCCAGACACGAACGGCGGGATGAGCGCGGCAGGGATTGTACTGGCGGAGTCAGCTCTGAACATAAACAAAGGCGGAAAATTCTTGATCGACTTAGGTGGAAGCTCGAACGGGAGGTCGACGCCGGTGAACCCAATGTCGCCAGCGTGCAGCCCGAGAAGCAGTGGGGATTATGGGTACGGACTGTGGCCATATTGCGTGTATAGAGGGTTTGTAATGGGAGCTAGCGTTGAAGGGGAAGGGAAATGCAGCAAACCAAGAGTGGAGGTTGGAGTGCAGCACGTGAACTGCACGGAAGACGTGGCTGCATTTGTGGCATTAGCAGCGGCCATTGATCTTAGCATTGACGCTTGCAGGCTTTTCTCACACAAACTCAGGAAGGAACTTTGTCAGCCATTGGATCTTCTCGCTTGA
- the LOC101220572 gene encoding ergosterol biosynthetic protein 28, with the protein MKVLGWWLMLVGSLRLASVWFGFFDIWALRLAVFSNATMTEVHGRTFGVWTLLTCTLCILCAFNLENKPIYLATFLSFIYALGHFLTEYLIYHTMSIANLTTVGIFAGTSIIWMLLQWNSHQRVHPKHS; encoded by the exons ATGAAGGTGCTAGGATGGTGGTTGATGCTGGTGGGTTCGCTCCGATTAGCCTCCGTTTGGTTTGGGTTCTTTGACATATGGGCATTGAGGCTCGCCGTCTTCTCGAACGCCACTa TGACTGAAGTTCATGGAAGGACATTTGGAGTGTGGACTCTCCTAACTTGTACCCTTTGCATTCTCTGTGCATTCAACCTTGAGAATAAGCCCATTTATTTGGCGACATTTTTGTCATTCATCTATGCCTTGGGGCATTTCTTAACTGAATACTTGATATATCATACCATGTCCATTGCAAATCTTACGACGGTTGGCATCTTTGCAG GCACATCAATAATATGGATGCTGCTCCAGTGGAATTCACACCAAAGAGTTCACCCCAAACATTCTTAA
- the LOC101220342 gene encoding uncharacterized protein LOC101220342 isoform X2, translating to MELENPASQTLSEEGNRGKLENEKGGELDLNETRNGKKKKKKNGNRSVSFYLPKIGFGCFRVQRDEEGNVDMEVVNGSGERQKPTHLLIMVNGLVGSAKDWKYAAQEFLKTYPEDIIVHCSKRNYSTLTLDGVDVMGGRLAEEILLVIKRHPNVRKISFLCHSLGGLIARYAIAKLYELKEDVQVNGEYNKHEFRDESYEDEFRGRIAGLEPINFITCATPHLGSRGHNQVPMCCGFYVLEKVAVCTSYFFGRTGRHLFLIDNDSGNCPLLFHMAGDREDLKFLSALQSFRRRVTYANVRYDNVVGWSTSSIRRRTELPKRKGLSGDSKYPYIVNVEMAKIQNPQLYVPSEAEVKRFKKSELEEEMIKGLSSVGWERVDVDFHRSKQRNDAHLTIQVNRYRVNSDGACVVQHMIDNFLL from the exons ATGGAGTTGGAAAATCCGGCTTCTCAGACTTTAAGTGAAGAGGGAAACAGAGGAAAACTGGAGAATGAGAAAGGAGGAGAACTAGATTTGAATGAGACGAGaaatgggaagaagaagaagaagaaaaatggaaatcgTTCGGTATCGTTTTATCTACCAAAGATCGGATTCGGATGTTTCAGAGTACAGCGTGATGAGGAAGGGAATGTTGATATGGAGGTCGTCAATGGCTCTGGGGAGCGTCAGAAGCCCACCCACCTTCTTATAATGGTTAATGGTCTCGTTGGCAG TGCTAAAGATTGGAAATATGCAGCACAGGAGTTTTTGAAGACGTACCCAGAAGATATTATTGTTCATT GTAGTAAACGTAATTACTCAACATTGACTCTTGATGGTGTTGATGTGATGGGAGGAAGACTAGCAGAAGAG ATTTTGTTAGTTATCAAGAGACATCCAAATGTTCGAAAGATCTCCTTCTTATGTCATTCATTAGGTGGACTGATAGCAAGGTACGCCATTGCAAAGCTTTATGAGCTAAAAGAAGATGTCCAAGTAAATGGAGAGTATAACAAACATGAGTTTAGAGATGAAAGCTATGAAGATGAATTTAGAGGGAGAATTGCAGGGCTGGaaccaattaattttataacttgTGCAACCCCACATCTTGGTTCAAGAGGGCATAATCAG GTCCCTATGTGTTGTGGCTTTTATGTGTTGGAAAAAGTAGCTGTTTGTACATCATATTTCTTTGGTAGAACTGGgagacatttatttttaattgacaACGACAGTGGAAACTGccctcttctttttcatatgGCTGGCGATCGTGAGGATCTCAAATTTTT ATCTGCTTTGCAGTCGTTTAGGCGTCGTGTTACCTATGCAAACGTGCGTTATGATA ACGTTGTTGGATGGAGTACATCTTCTATCAGGCGTCGTACTGAGTTGCCTAAG CGTAAAGGTTTATCAGGAGATAGCAAATATCCATACATTGTAAATGTAGAGATGGCAAAAATTCAGAATCCTCAATTGTATGTGCCATCAGAGGCTGAAGTCAAAAGATTCAAGAAAAGTGAATTGGAAG AAGAAATGATCAAAGGTTTATCGAGCGTTGGTTGGGAGCGGGTTGACGTTGATTTTCACAGAAGTAAACAAAGAAATGATGCGCATCTTACCATTCAG GTTAATAGGTACAGAGTCAATTCTGATGGAGCGTGTGTGGTCCAACATATGATAGACAATTTTCTCCTGTAG
- the LOC101220342 gene encoding uncharacterized protein LOC101220342 isoform X1, with the protein MELENPASQTLSEEGNRGKLENEKGGELDLNETRNGKKKKKKNGNRSVSFYLPKIGFGCFRVQRDEEGNVDMEVVNGSGERQKPTHLLIMVNGLVGSAKDWKYAAQEFLKTYPEDIIVHCSKRNYSTLTLDGVDVMGGRLAEEILLVIKRHPNVRKISFLCHSLGGLIARYAIAKLYELKEDVQVNGEYNKHEFRDESYEDEFRGRIAGLEPINFITCATPHLGSRGHNQVPMCCGFYVLEKVAVCTSYFFGRTGRHLFLIDNDSGNCPLLFHMAGDREDLKFLSALQSFRRRVTYANVRYDSILLLFLYLIIFLQELFKYVVGWSTSSIRRRTELPKRKGLSGDSKYPYIVNVEMAKIQNPQLYVPSEAEVKRFKKSELEEEMIKGLSSVGWERVDVDFHRSKQRNDAHLTIQVNRYRVNSDGACVVQHMIDNFLL; encoded by the exons ATGGAGTTGGAAAATCCGGCTTCTCAGACTTTAAGTGAAGAGGGAAACAGAGGAAAACTGGAGAATGAGAAAGGAGGAGAACTAGATTTGAATGAGACGAGaaatgggaagaagaagaagaagaaaaatggaaatcgTTCGGTATCGTTTTATCTACCAAAGATCGGATTCGGATGTTTCAGAGTACAGCGTGATGAGGAAGGGAATGTTGATATGGAGGTCGTCAATGGCTCTGGGGAGCGTCAGAAGCCCACCCACCTTCTTATAATGGTTAATGGTCTCGTTGGCAG TGCTAAAGATTGGAAATATGCAGCACAGGAGTTTTTGAAGACGTACCCAGAAGATATTATTGTTCATT GTAGTAAACGTAATTACTCAACATTGACTCTTGATGGTGTTGATGTGATGGGAGGAAGACTAGCAGAAGAG ATTTTGTTAGTTATCAAGAGACATCCAAATGTTCGAAAGATCTCCTTCTTATGTCATTCATTAGGTGGACTGATAGCAAGGTACGCCATTGCAAAGCTTTATGAGCTAAAAGAAGATGTCCAAGTAAATGGAGAGTATAACAAACATGAGTTTAGAGATGAAAGCTATGAAGATGAATTTAGAGGGAGAATTGCAGGGCTGGaaccaattaattttataacttgTGCAACCCCACATCTTGGTTCAAGAGGGCATAATCAG GTCCCTATGTGTTGTGGCTTTTATGTGTTGGAAAAAGTAGCTGTTTGTACATCATATTTCTTTGGTAGAACTGGgagacatttatttttaattgacaACGACAGTGGAAACTGccctcttctttttcatatgGCTGGCGATCGTGAGGATCTCAAATTTTT ATCTGCTTTGCAGTCGTTTAGGCGTCGTGTTACCTATGCAAACGTGCGTTATGATAGTATCCTATTATTGTTTCTCTACTTGATAATATTTCTACAAGAACTCTTCAAAT ACGTTGTTGGATGGAGTACATCTTCTATCAGGCGTCGTACTGAGTTGCCTAAG CGTAAAGGTTTATCAGGAGATAGCAAATATCCATACATTGTAAATGTAGAGATGGCAAAAATTCAGAATCCTCAATTGTATGTGCCATCAGAGGCTGAAGTCAAAAGATTCAAGAAAAGTGAATTGGAAG AAGAAATGATCAAAGGTTTATCGAGCGTTGGTTGGGAGCGGGTTGACGTTGATTTTCACAGAAGTAAACAAAGAAATGATGCGCATCTTACCATTCAG GTTAATAGGTACAGAGTCAATTCTGATGGAGCGTGTGTGGTCCAACATATGATAGACAATTTTCTCCTGTAG
- the LOC101220103 gene encoding glutamyl-tRNA(Gln) amidotransferase subunit C, chloroplastic/mitochondrial, with the protein MGSKALPLLKGASSFPSLKRQIFISTAFHSLPVSNISIRNSSTASGISASLQPPDVPRLAQTARISLTPTQAEEFAPKITQVVDWFGQLQTVDLQSIEPSIRADTEGGSQRNDIPETFENREAMIGAVPVFDEPYIKVPKVLNKE; encoded by the exons ATGGGAAGTAAAGCTCTTCCTCTGCTCAAAGGAGCTTCATCATTCCCATCGTTAAAGCGCCAAATCTTCATCTCTACCGCCTTCCACTCCCTTCCTGTTTCCAACATCTCAATCCGAAATTCTTCGACTGCTTCAGGAATTTCAGCTTCTCTTCAACCTCCCGATGTTCCTCGTTTAGCTCAAACAGCTCGAATTTCTCTCACTCCCACTCAG GCTGAAGAATTTGCGCCTAAAATTACTCAAGTTGTTGACTG GTTTGGGCAGCTCCAGACAGTTGATCTTCAAAGTATTGAACCATCCATTAGAGCAG ATACTGAAGGTGGCAGTCAGCGGAACGACATTCCtgaaacatttgaaaatag AGAGGCCATGATTGGCGCAGTTCCAGTCTTCGATGAGCCGTATATCAAAGTTCCCAAAGTTCTGAATAAGGAGTAG